A region from the Lolium perenne isolate Kyuss_39 chromosome 4, Kyuss_2.0, whole genome shotgun sequence genome encodes:
- the LOC139830197 gene encoding uncharacterized protein: MADDDHCQFCGAQDSWRHALVDCNLARSVWALADEELTEHIQCSAEGDAREWIASLISTLKHSEQTRVFVTLWAIWHARRKAIHENIFQSPLSVHFFVQNLMAELSFAESSKDRRARVNTPMQSPAWIPPPSGVIKINVDAAMGKNTRRGSVAAVARDDSGKFVGASAVVLSGQVAAETVEALACREAIALARDINARRVRVASDCSNVIASIEEGTRGVYALITMELRDAKRDFEELSFCHERRGSNKEPHSLAKFVVSDDLGRQVWFLSPPDGVCIPMFVS, from the coding sequence ATGGCAGATGATGATCATTGCCAGTTCTGTGGGGCACAAGATTCATGGAGGCATGCCTTGGTTGATTGTAATTTAGCCAGGTCAGTCTGGGCTCTAGCAGATGAAGAGCTAACTGAGCATATTCAGTGTTCGGCTGAAGGGGACGCGAGAGAGTGGATAGCCAGTCTGAtttctactcttaaacactccgaGCAGACAAGGGTTTTTGTGACCTTGTGGGCAATTTGGCATGCGAGGAGGAAGGCGATACATGAGAACATATTCCAGAGTCCTTTATCTGTCCATTTTTTCGTTCAGAATCTGATGGCAGAGCTGAGTTTTGCTGAATCTAGTAAGGATCGGAGAGCGAGGGTCAATACCCCAATGCAGTCACcggcatggattcctcctcctagCGGGGTGATCAAGATCAATGTTGATGCAGCTATGGGGAAGAATACGCGGCGAGGATCAGTAGCCGCAGTGGCGAGAGATGACTCTGGGAAGTTTGTGGGTGCTTCTGCGGTGGTGTTGAGCGGGCAGGTCGCGGCGGAGACGGTAGAAGCACTGGCGTGTCGGGAGGCAATCGCCCTTGCTCGAGACATCAACGCTCGGCGGGTGCGGGTGGCGAGCGACTGCAGCAATGTGATTGCAAGCATTGAAGAAGGAACGCGGGGTGTCTATGCTCTCATTACTATGGAGCTGAGGGATGCAAAGCGGGATTTTGAGGAACTCTCGTTCTGTCACGAGAGGAGAGGTTCGAATAAGGAACCTCATTCTTTAGCTAAGTTTGTAGTGTCAGATGATCTAGGCCGCCAAGTTTGGTTTTTATCGCCACCGGATGGCGTTTGTATCCCGATGTTTGTGAGTTAA